A window from Seriola aureovittata isolate HTS-2021-v1 ecotype China chromosome 14, ASM2101889v1, whole genome shotgun sequence encodes these proteins:
- the LOC130181806 gene encoding monocarboxylate transporter 9-like, with the protein MAPSNQVLDGGWGWAIVVASFMAQLLAYGSPQSVGVLYPEWLHAFQEGKGMTAWVGSLVAGVGLIASPVCSACVDNFGARPVTIFSGVMVAGGLMLSAFAPNVQFLIFSYGIVVGLGCGLVYAATLTITCQYFDKRRGLALGIVTTGTSVGAFIYATAQNELIVLYGLDGCLLIIGAVALNLMACAGFMRPLNMPGYYLKQKAALERNTEEQLFEKPQLDDLKITTGSSATTPDKNLMVKELLITIDAKDLAIQTEKKKGSFLAGFAIMKVIKKKQQAYSRYMHSMYEILQDQAMVAFCIAVFLFSLGAFPPVLFIEDVAQSEGLIEEVSVIPLVSIGAIATCMGKLVLGVLVDIRWINSIYLYAFTMFAGGVALLLIPITKTYAGLQILSAVLGFFSGNWSLTSYITTKIVGLDRLTQAHGILMFFGGFGIMLGPPVVGWFFDWTQSYDLAFYFSGSCVVLGAFILFLLTLPCWNRKHSETDRPDVHYTSNCDKVASVA; encoded by the exons ATGGCTCCATCTAATCAAGTGCTGGACGGAGGCTGGGGATGGGCGATTGTTGTCGCCTCTTTCATGGCCCAGCTCCTGGCCTATGGATCACCCCAGTCAGTGGGTGTCCTCTACCCTGAGTGGCTGCATGCCTTCCAGGAGGGCAAGGGCATGACGGCCTGGGTGGGCTCCCTTGTGGCTGGAGTGGGACTTATAGCCA gtcCTGTCTGCAGTGCCTGCGTGGACAACTTTGGGGCCCGTCCAGTGACCATCTTCAGCGGCGTAATGGTGGCGGGCGGCCTGATGCTCAGTGCCTTTGCTCCAAATGTGCAGTTCCTCATCTTTTCCTATGGGATTGTGGTTG GCCTGGGTTGTGGTCTGGTCTACGCAGCCACGTTGACAATCACCTGCCAGTACTTTGACAAGAGACGCGGCCTTGCCCTTGGCATTGTCACCACAG GCACAAGTGTTGGAGCGTTCATCTATGCCACCGCTCAGAACGAGCTGATTGTGTTGTACGGCTTGGATGGTTGCCTGCTAATCATCGGTGCTGTAGCACTAAACCTCATGGCGTGCGCCGGCTTCATGAGGCCCCTTAACATGCCGGGGTACTACCTCAAACAGAAGGCCGCCCTGGAGCGCAACACAGAGGAGCAGCTTTTCGAGAAGCCCCAGTTAGATGACCTGAAGATCACAACAGGTTCGAGTGCAACCACTCCAGACAAAAATCTGATGGTGAAGGAGTTGCTCATCACCATCGATGCTAAGGACTTGGCCAttcagacagagaagaagaaaggcagCTTCCTTGCCGGGTTTGCCATCATGAAAGTCATCAAAAAGAAACAGCAGGCCTACTCCAGGTATATGCACTCCATGTATGAGATCCTGCAGGACCAAGCCATGGTTGCCTTCTGTATCGCTGTCTTCCTGTTCAGCCTGGGGGCATTCCCTCCTGTGCTCTTTATAGAGGATGTGGCGCAGAGCGAGGGACTCATTGAAGAAGTTAGTGTCATTCCTCTGGTATCAATAGGCGCCATCGCCACTTGCATGGGTAAGCTAGTGCTGGGTGTTCTCGTGGACATAAGGTGGATCAACAGCATCTATTTGTACGCATTCACCATGTTTGCCGGAGGTGTTGCATTACTCCTCATCCCCATCACTAAGACTTATGCGGGACTGCAGATCCTGTCTGCTGTCCTGGGTTTCTTCTCTGGAAACTGGTCCCTTACCTCCTACATCACCACTAAGATTGTCGGCTTGGACAGACTGACCCAAGCCCATGGCATCCTCATGTTCTTCGGGGGATTTGGGATCATGCTTGGACCCCCTGTTGTAG GGTGGTTCTTTGACTGGACGCAGTCATATGATTTGGCGTTCTACTTTAGTGGGAGTTGTGTTGTTCTGGGAGCATTCATTCTCTTTCTGCTCACCCTTCCCTGTTGGAACAGGAAGCACTCTGAGACCGACAGACCAGACGTCCATTACACCAGCAACTGTGACAAAGTTGCCTCTGTAGCCTGA
- the LOC130181726 gene encoding coiled-coil domain-containing protein 6-like codes for MADSASESDTDGAGSSSATPMSSSASNSGKPSIVISQFRLEELTNRLASLQQENKVLKIELETFKLKCKALQEENRDLRKASVTIQARAEQEEEFISNTLFKKIQALQKEKETLAVNYEKEEEFLTNELSRKLMQLQHEKAELEQHLEQEQEFQVNKLMKKIKKMENETISKQLTLEQLRREKIDLENTLEQEQEALVNRLWKRMDKLEAEKRILQEKLDQPVSAPPSPRDVSMEIDSPENMMRHIRFLKNEVERLKKSLRTTELQHTEKRAQYIEEERHMREENIRLQRKLQREMERREALCRQLSESESSLEMDDERYFNEMSAQGLRARTVSSPIPYTPSPSSSRPISPGLSYGSHTVGFTPPATLSRAAISHYNTPALHVHGSSSHAVARPSPRRSTSPDKFKRPTPPPSPNTHSGAQQAQPPLPPPAQPMVQSMSSPAAMSQHAAAAQQPPSQP; via the exons ATGGCGGACAGCGCAAGCGAGAGCGACACCGACGGAGCTGGGAGCAGCTCGGCCACCCCGATGTCGTCCTCCGCTTCAAATTCGGGGAAACCGAGCATAGTCATTTCACAGTTTCGTTTGGAGGAATTGACGAACCGCCTGGCCTCCCTACagcaagaaaataaagttcTTAAAATTGAGCTGGAGACGTTCAAACTCAAGTGCAAAGCCCTGCAGGAGGAGAATCGGGACCTCCGCAAAGCTAGCGTCACCATT CAAGCaagagcagagcaggaggaggaattTATCAGCAACACCTTGTTTAAGAAGATCCAGGCCCTccagaaggagaaggagaccTTAGCAGTCAACtatgagaaggaggaggaattTCTCACCAATGAACTGTCAAGGAAACTCATGCAA CTCCAGCATGAGAAGGCAGAGTTGGAGCAGCATTTGGAACAGGAACAGGAGTTCCAGGTTAACAAGCTCATGAAAAAGATCAAGAAGATGGAGAATGAAACCATCTCAAAGCAACTAACCCTGGAACAG TTGAGGCGGGAGAAGATCGACCTTGAGAACACATTAGAGCAGGAACAAGAAGCCCTGGTCAACAGACTGTGGAAACGCATGGACAAACTGGAGGCTGAAAAAAG AATCCTTCAGGAGAAGTTGGACCAGCCTGTATCAGCTCCTCCCTCCCCAAGAGATGTTTCCATGGAGATAGACTCGCCAGAGAACATGATGCGGCATATCCGCTTCCTGAAGAATGAGGTGGAGAGGCTTAAGAAAAGCCTGCGCACCACTGAGCTGCAGC ATACAGAGAAGCGTGCCCAGTACATAGAGGAGGAGCGACACATGAGGGAGGAGAACATCCGACTGCAGAGGAAGCttcagagagagatggagcgCAGGGAGGCCCTGTGCAGACAACTGTCAGAGAGTGAATCCAGTCTGGAGATGGACGATGAGAG GTACTTCAATGAGATGTCTGCACAGGGCTTGCGAGCAAGGACTGTGTCCAGCCCTATTCCCTACACCCCCTCCCCCAGCTCCAGCCGACCCATATCACCTG GTCTCTCATATGGCAGCCACACAGTTGGCTTCACCCCTCCAGCTACACTGTCCAGAGCTGCCATCTCCCACTATAACACTCCTGCCCTGCACGTCCACGGAAGCTCCTCTCACGCCGTAGCG AGGCCCTCCCCAAGAAGAAGCACCAGCCCTGACAAATTCAAACGTCCAAcgcccccaccctcccccaaCACGCACTCAGGGGCACAGCAGGCTCAGCCTCCGCTACCCCCACCAGCTCAGCCCATGGTCCAGTCCATGTCCTCCCCGGCAGCTATGTCGcagcatgcagcagcagcacagcagcctCCCTCCCAGCCTTAa